In Pelmatolapia mariae isolate MD_Pm_ZW linkage group LG2, Pm_UMD_F_2, whole genome shotgun sequence, one DNA window encodes the following:
- the LOC134638858 gene encoding ras-related protein Rab-14-like — translation MTAAPYNYSYIFKYIIIGDMGVGKSCLLHQFTEKKFMADCPHTIGVEFGTRIMEVHGQKVKLQIWDTAGQERFRAVTRSYYRGAAGALMVYDITRRSTYNHLSSWLTDARNLTNPNTVIILIGNKADLEAQRDVTYEEAKQFAEENGLLFLEASAKTGENVEEAFLEAAKRIYQNIQDGSLDLNAAESGVQHKPSTLQGGRPNADNQPAKEGCSC, via the exons ATGACAGCCGCACCTTACAACTACTCTTACATCTTCAAATACATCATCATCG GTGATATGGGAGTCGGGAAGTCGTGTCTGCTGCATCAGTTCACAGAGAAGAAGT TCATGGCAGACTGTCCTCACACCATCGGGGTGGAGTTTGGGACGAGGATCATGGAGGTCCACGGGCAGAAGGTGAAGCTGCAGATCTGGGACACGGCGGGTCAGGAGCGGTTCAGGGCCGTCACCAGGTCCTACTACAGGGGGGCCGCCGGGGCTCTCATGGTCTACGACATCACCAG GAGAAGTACCTACAATCACCTGAGCAGCTGGCTGACGGACGCCAGAAACCTGACCAACCCAAACACG GTGATTATTCTGATCGGCAACAAGGCCGACCTGGAGGCTCAGAGAGACGTGACGTACGAGGAGGCCAAACAGTTTGCCGAGGAGAACG GTTTGCTGTTTCTGGAGGCCAGCGCCAAGAC AGGCGAGAACGTGGAGGAGGCCTTCCTGGAGGCAGCGAAGAGGATCTACCAGAACATTCAAGATGGCAGCCTGGACCTGAACGCCGCCGAGTCGGGAGTCCAGCACAAACCTTCGACGCTGCAGGGGGGACGCCCCAATGCCGACAACCAGCCGGCAAAGGAAGGCTGCAGCTGTTAA